A stretch of the Mycobacteroides immunogenum genome encodes the following:
- a CDS encoding metal-sensitive transcriptional regulator, which yields MIDDQDSITAILSRLRRAQGQLNGVINMIETGRDCKDVVTQLAAVSRALDRAGFKIVATGLRECIAADKNGDTAPMTEAELEKLFLALA from the coding sequence ATGATCGACGATCAAGACAGCATCACTGCGATTCTCAGCAGGCTGCGCCGGGCTCAGGGACAGCTCAATGGAGTGATCAACATGATCGAAACCGGGCGTGATTGCAAAGACGTCGTCACGCAACTGGCGGCGGTGTCACGGGCGCTCGACCGCGCGGGATTCAAGATTGTCGCCACCGGTCTACGCGAATGCATCGCCGCGGACAAGAACGGGGACACCGCGCCCATGACCGAGGCCGAACTGGAGAAGCTCTTTCTCGCACTGGCCTAG
- a CDS encoding TetR/AcrR family transcriptional regulator, protein MREEVLKAAGDLLFDEGMTGFTIDKVAALSGASKMTIYKWWPSKGALALDGYFRKVEPRLGFPDGGDIERDLRAQLRAFLGVLRDTAGGGIIGELIGQAQVDPELKAAFLQRYSGPRRALAVAAIRRAQDRGQLRTDVDPEVVVDQLWGACYHRLLIPDQPLTEGFVDALLDNLLGGIRA, encoded by the coding sequence GTGCGCGAGGAGGTCTTGAAGGCGGCCGGTGATCTGTTGTTCGACGAAGGGATGACCGGATTCACCATCGACAAGGTCGCGGCCCTTTCCGGGGCAAGCAAAATGACGATCTATAAGTGGTGGCCCTCAAAAGGGGCCCTCGCGCTCGACGGATACTTTCGAAAGGTTGAACCGCGATTGGGTTTCCCCGACGGTGGAGACATCGAACGTGACTTGCGCGCTCAGCTGCGGGCCTTCCTGGGCGTCCTTCGAGACACTGCCGGCGGCGGAATCATCGGGGAGTTGATCGGGCAAGCCCAGGTCGACCCCGAGCTCAAAGCCGCTTTTCTGCAACGATATTCGGGGCCCCGTCGAGCCCTTGCCGTTGCGGCGATACGCCGGGCCCAGGATCGTGGTCAGCTCAGAACGGATGTGGATCCGGAAGTTGTGGTCGATCAGCTATGGGGCGCCTGCTATCACCGCCTGCTCATCCCCGACCAGCCGCTGACCGAGGGCTTCGTGGACGCGCTGCTGGATAACCTGCTCGGCGGGATCAGGGCGTGA
- a CDS encoding pyridoxamine 5'-phosphate oxidase family protein, with translation MPRPFTEAERQEFLAAKHVAVLSVAADSGRPPASVPIWYDYTPGGDIRINTSAGNRKARLIEQAAAITLTVQHEEPPYQYVVVEGAVVGAERPASASAREEIAIRYLGEEAGREFARGYDNADTVLFTIRPDRWFTADFSGDL, from the coding sequence ATGCCACGCCCTTTCACCGAAGCAGAACGCCAGGAGTTTCTTGCCGCAAAGCATGTCGCGGTGCTGTCGGTCGCGGCCGACAGCGGACGCCCGCCCGCCAGCGTGCCGATCTGGTACGACTACACGCCGGGTGGGGACATCCGGATCAACACCAGCGCGGGTAATCGCAAGGCACGCCTGATTGAGCAGGCGGCCGCCATAACCCTCACCGTGCAGCACGAAGAGCCGCCGTACCAGTACGTCGTTGTCGAGGGCGCGGTCGTCGGCGCGGAGCGGCCGGCGTCTGCGTCGGCGCGGGAGGAGATCGCCATCCGCTATCTCGGCGAGGAGGCCGGGCGTGAGTTCGCGCGCGGTTACGACAACGCCGATACGGTGCTGTTCACCATCAGGCCGGACCGTTGGTTCACCGCCGACTTCTCGGGTGACCTCTGA
- a CDS encoding glutamate synthase-related protein, with product MTTLPTAALQVAELSALPDGAPYATKAGGVDIVLVRRGDDVSALYGRCAHRGALMSDGHLDGDLLVCGVHGWRYEVDTGVSPVNPAVTLTRFPAWVTNGSVYVDESAVSTFAKANPVSYADDGYQGRWIKPTNTPEEPFVTQIHDLASHGLDKVGHHGPMSAMGVPRDQLPSWDSIQVITGQLARLPLLDNEPVDTRTVIGPRAQRPLTLDIPLFVSDMSFGALSQEAKVALAAGAELAGTGICSGEGGMLPEEQQHNSRYFYELASARFGWSFEHLKKVQAFHFKGGQGAKTGTGGHLPGNKVIGKIAEVRGLAPGTPAISPARFPDWTSLDQFRDFAEQVRAASGGIPVGYKMSAQHVERDIDAALTIGVDYIILDGRGGGTGAAPILFRDNISVPTIPALARARRHLDHSDARDVTLAVTGGIRTAADMVKALALGADAIGLSNAALQAIGCVGMRACNTNTCPVGIATQDPQLRDRLPVELAATRLQRFLESTVELMTILARACGHHRLGDLGLDDLVTFDRDFAYLSAVPYAGAIPL from the coding sequence ATGACTACTCTGCCCACGGCGGCACTGCAGGTGGCAGAGCTATCCGCGCTGCCCGATGGCGCGCCCTACGCCACGAAAGCAGGGGGCGTCGATATCGTTCTCGTCCGCCGGGGTGACGATGTCTCGGCGCTGTACGGGCGTTGCGCACACCGTGGCGCGTTGATGTCCGACGGCCACCTCGACGGCGATCTTCTCGTCTGCGGAGTGCACGGTTGGCGCTACGAGGTCGACACGGGTGTCTCGCCGGTCAATCCCGCGGTGACATTGACCCGGTTCCCCGCCTGGGTCACCAATGGCTCTGTGTACGTGGATGAGTCGGCCGTGTCGACCTTCGCGAAGGCGAATCCTGTGTCCTATGCGGACGACGGCTATCAAGGCCGCTGGATCAAGCCCACCAACACCCCCGAAGAACCCTTCGTCACGCAGATCCACGACCTGGCCTCGCACGGGCTGGACAAGGTCGGACACCACGGCCCGATGTCCGCGATGGGAGTTCCACGCGACCAGTTGCCCTCGTGGGATTCCATTCAGGTGATCACCGGTCAGCTGGCCCGGCTGCCGCTGCTGGACAACGAGCCGGTGGACACGCGGACAGTGATCGGTCCGCGTGCCCAGCGACCGCTCACCCTGGACATCCCGCTCTTTGTCAGCGATATGAGTTTCGGCGCGCTCTCGCAAGAAGCCAAGGTCGCGCTGGCCGCGGGAGCCGAGCTCGCCGGGACGGGGATCTGTTCGGGCGAGGGAGGCATGCTCCCGGAGGAGCAACAACATAATTCACGATACTTCTACGAGCTGGCCTCGGCCCGATTCGGGTGGAGCTTCGAGCACCTCAAGAAGGTGCAGGCCTTCCACTTCAAGGGCGGGCAGGGCGCCAAGACCGGTACCGGCGGGCACCTGCCGGGCAACAAGGTGATCGGAAAGATCGCGGAGGTCCGGGGCCTCGCCCCGGGAACGCCGGCCATTTCGCCGGCCCGGTTTCCCGACTGGACATCCCTTGACCAGTTCCGCGACTTCGCGGAGCAGGTCCGTGCGGCCTCTGGTGGAATACCCGTCGGCTACAAGATGAGCGCACAGCACGTCGAACGCGATATCGATGCCGCGCTCACGATTGGTGTCGACTACATCATCCTCGATGGCCGCGGTGGCGGTACCGGAGCGGCGCCAATCCTGTTTCGCGACAACATCTCCGTCCCGACCATCCCGGCATTGGCGCGCGCCCGAAGGCATCTGGACCACTCCGACGCACGAGACGTGACCCTGGCCGTCACCGGCGGCATTCGCACCGCCGCGGACATGGTCAAGGCGCTCGCGCTGGGCGCCGACGCCATCGGGCTGTCCAATGCCGCGCTGCAGGCAATCGGATGTGTCGGCATGCGCGCCTGCAACACCAACACCTGCCCCGTCGGCATCGCCACGCAGGACCCCCAGCTGCGGGACCGGTTACCCGTCGAGCTGGCCGCGACGCGCTTGCAACGGTTTCTGGAGTCCACCGTCGAGCTGATGACCATACTGGCCAGGGCATGCGGACATCATCGCCTCGGCGACCTTGGGCTCGACGACCTCGTCACTTTCGACCGCGACTTCGCCTATCTCAGCGCAGTCCCCTACGCAGGAGCGATACCACTGTGA
- a CDS encoding patatin-like phospholipase family protein yields MTGEASTGAPGTQIALALGAGGARGYAHIGVIQELHERGFEISGISGSSMGALVGGLEAAGALDEFASWATSLTQRAVLRLLDPTWTSPGFFRAEKILDVVRELLGDVAIEDLPIPFTAVATDLIAGKSVWLQSGSLASAIRASIAIPGMISPHVLNGRVLADGGVLDLPAVAPLAGVHAELRVAVTLSGGDERRAPAPPSEPEPREPRVTTEWLNRLMRSTSALFSTDETETTGQPDPAAKLTSFEVMNRTIEVMQSQLARMQLAAHPPDVLIEVPRSVSRSLDFHRATEVIEVGRRCAAEALDSYANTN; encoded by the coding sequence ATGACTGGCGAGGCGAGTACGGGCGCACCCGGCACACAGATCGCGCTGGCGCTGGGCGCCGGCGGGGCACGCGGCTATGCACATATCGGCGTGATTCAGGAGCTGCACGAGCGCGGCTTTGAGATCTCCGGCATTTCCGGATCATCCATGGGCGCGTTGGTAGGGGGCCTGGAGGCCGCCGGGGCTCTCGACGAATTTGCCTCGTGGGCAACATCTCTGACTCAACGCGCGGTGCTCAGACTCTTGGACCCTACCTGGACCAGCCCCGGATTCTTCCGCGCGGAGAAGATTCTTGACGTAGTGCGCGAGCTACTCGGCGATGTCGCGATAGAAGACCTTCCGATCCCATTCACGGCCGTTGCGACAGATTTGATCGCCGGCAAGTCGGTGTGGCTGCAGAGTGGCTCATTGGCCTCCGCCATTCGAGCATCCATCGCGATTCCCGGAATGATCTCACCGCATGTTCTCAACGGACGGGTGCTGGCAGATGGCGGAGTTCTGGATCTACCGGCCGTCGCACCCCTGGCCGGGGTGCACGCGGAACTACGGGTGGCGGTGACCCTCAGCGGAGGCGATGAACGGCGCGCTCCCGCGCCGCCATCGGAGCCAGAGCCACGCGAGCCTCGTGTGACAACGGAGTGGCTCAACAGGCTGATGCGGAGCACCTCGGCGCTGTTCTCAACCGATGAAACAGAGACAACCGGGCAACCAGACCCGGCCGCGAAGCTGACGAGCTTCGAGGTGATGAACCGCACCATCGAGGTCATGCAGTCGCAACTTGCCCGCATGCAGCTCGCCGCGCACCCGCCGGATGTCCTCATCGAAGTCCCGCGCAGTGTCAGCCGCAGCCTCGACTTTCACCGCGCCACCGAAGTGATTGAGGTCGGCCGTCGTTGCGCGGCTGAGGCTCTCGATTCCTATGCGAACACCAACTAG
- a CDS encoding SDR family oxidoreductase, translating to MQISGNTVFIPGATSGIGLELALALQAKGNTVIVGGRRAELLEQIGAEHPGIATVRIDVADPASIRTAAHQILAAHPTLNVLIAMAGIMRVEDWHHPESFLRSAEEIIITNVLGPIRLIAGFIEHLQKQPQSTIVTVSSGLAFAPLKVTPSYNASKAAIHMLSESIRLQLADTRIEIKELQPPAVRTDLMPGQQESDFAMPLRDFIDEVVTLLETEPDATEIQVERVKFLRYGEARGDYDQVVATLNASDPHARE from the coding sequence ATGCAGATCTCGGGCAACACCGTGTTCATCCCAGGGGCCACCAGCGGGATCGGTTTGGAACTCGCGCTGGCCCTGCAGGCCAAGGGCAATACGGTGATAGTCGGCGGTCGCCGTGCTGAGCTGCTGGAACAGATCGGCGCGGAGCACCCCGGCATCGCCACCGTGCGCATCGACGTCGCCGACCCGGCGAGTATTCGCACCGCCGCCCATCAGATACTCGCCGCGCATCCCACCCTGAATGTCCTGATCGCGATGGCCGGGATCATGCGCGTGGAGGATTGGCACCATCCCGAGTCGTTCCTGCGATCCGCCGAAGAAATCATCATCACGAATGTTCTCGGCCCGATTCGCCTGATCGCCGGCTTTATCGAGCACCTCCAGAAGCAGCCTCAATCCACCATTGTCACGGTGTCCTCGGGGTTGGCTTTCGCTCCGCTGAAGGTCACGCCCAGCTACAACGCCTCCAAGGCGGCCATCCACATGCTCAGCGAGTCCATCCGGTTGCAGCTCGCCGACACCCGAATCGAGATCAAGGAGTTGCAACCTCCTGCCGTTCGCACCGATCTCATGCCCGGTCAGCAGGAAAGTGACTTCGCCATGCCTCTGAGGGACTTCATCGACGAAGTGGTCACCCTGCTGGAGACCGAGCCTGATGCCACCGAGATCCAGGTGGAGCGAGTGAAGTTTCTGCGGTACGGCGAGGCCCGTGGTGACTACGACCAGGTCGTCGCGACGCTCAACGCATCCGATCCCCACGCCCGCGAATAG
- the poxB gene encoding ubiquinone-dependent pyruvate dehydrogenase — MARTVSQLIVDTVKAAGVQRIYGLPGDSLNGFTEALRRDGTVEWVHVRHEEAAAFAAGAEAALTGNLAVCAASCGPGNLHLINGLFDAHRSRVPVLAIASHIPSAEIGSGYFQETHPQNLFAECSVYSELVSSVEQLPYVLNTAIRAALDQQGVAVLTIPGDILSAKVDASPPSTKIVAGAGTRLPDPDALQRAVGVLNGSSAVTILAGAGCEGAHAELLAVAHTLQAPIVHTLRGKEFVEYDNPFDVGMTGLLGFRSGYDALEDTEVLLMLGTDFPYRQFYPPKATVIQVDIRGEHIGRRVNVDVPLVGSVKDTLQKLNSMLLPHSDDKHLERAKENYTRTRAQLDRLAVGDGNQTPVLPELVARRIDELADDDAVFIADVGTPVIWAARYLSMNGRRRLLGSFNHGSMANAVPQGIGAQASHRGRQVVTLSGDGGLAMMLGDLITLTQSQLPIKMVVFNNGALSFVELEMKAAGIVNYGTALDNPVFADLARAVGIHGVRVERPDQLDAALREAFSHQGPALVEVLTARQELSIPPTITAAQVAGFSLWATKTLLSGRGDELIDLAKTNLGARLRRR; from the coding sequence ATGGCCCGCACAGTTTCGCAACTCATCGTCGATACCGTGAAAGCCGCTGGTGTCCAACGTATTTATGGTCTGCCGGGTGACTCGCTGAATGGCTTCACCGAAGCGCTGCGACGCGATGGCACGGTGGAGTGGGTCCACGTGCGGCACGAGGAAGCCGCCGCCTTCGCCGCGGGCGCCGAGGCAGCGCTGACCGGCAACCTCGCGGTGTGCGCCGCGAGCTGCGGCCCAGGCAATCTGCACCTCATCAACGGGCTCTTCGACGCGCATCGCAGCCGGGTTCCCGTCCTCGCTATCGCGTCCCACATACCCAGCGCCGAGATAGGCAGCGGCTACTTCCAGGAGACCCACCCACAGAATCTGTTCGCCGAATGCAGCGTATACAGCGAGCTGGTAAGCAGTGTCGAACAGCTACCGTACGTCCTGAACACCGCCATCCGCGCGGCCCTGGACCAGCAGGGAGTGGCCGTCCTGACCATCCCCGGTGACATCCTCAGCGCCAAGGTGGATGCGTCGCCCCCGTCGACCAAAATCGTCGCGGGCGCGGGGACCCGGCTGCCTGACCCCGACGCCCTGCAGCGCGCCGTCGGTGTGTTGAACGGATCGAGCGCGGTAACCATCCTTGCCGGGGCCGGCTGTGAAGGCGCCCATGCCGAGCTGCTGGCGGTTGCGCACACCCTGCAGGCCCCGATTGTGCATACGTTGCGTGGCAAAGAATTCGTCGAATACGACAATCCGTTCGACGTCGGTATGACAGGACTGCTTGGATTCCGTTCCGGCTACGACGCACTCGAAGACACCGAGGTGCTGTTGATGCTCGGCACGGATTTTCCCTACCGGCAGTTCTATCCGCCGAAGGCCACCGTCATCCAGGTCGACATCCGCGGTGAACACATCGGCCGACGCGTCAATGTGGATGTTCCGCTCGTCGGTTCGGTGAAAGACACTCTGCAAAAACTCAATTCGATGCTTCTGCCCCACTCCGACGACAAGCATCTTGAGCGGGCCAAGGAGAACTACACACGTACACGTGCCCAGCTCGATCGGCTGGCTGTCGGCGACGGAAACCAAACGCCCGTGCTGCCGGAGCTGGTCGCGCGCAGGATCGACGAGTTGGCGGATGACGACGCGGTATTCATCGCCGACGTCGGCACACCCGTCATTTGGGCGGCGCGGTATCTGTCCATGAACGGCCGGCGCCGACTGCTCGGATCGTTCAATCACGGCAGTATGGCGAACGCGGTACCGCAGGGAATCGGTGCGCAGGCCTCCCACCGGGGTCGTCAGGTCGTGACTCTCTCTGGTGACGGCGGACTGGCGATGATGCTGGGCGATCTGATCACCCTGACCCAGTCCCAGCTGCCCATCAAGATGGTGGTGTTCAACAACGGTGCGCTCAGCTTTGTGGAGCTGGAGATGAAGGCCGCCGGTATCGTGAATTACGGTACCGCCCTGGATAACCCGGTCTTTGCCGATCTCGCGCGGGCAGTCGGGATTCACGGCGTTCGGGTAGAGCGCCCCGATCAGCTCGACGCCGCCCTGCGGGAGGCTTTCAGCCACCAGGGCCCGGCCCTTGTCGAAGTGCTGACCGCGCGCCAGGAACTATCGATACCGCCGACCATCACCGCCGCTCAGGTGGCGGGGTTCTCATTGTGGGCGACGAAAACCCTGCTCTCCGGACGCGGCGACGAACTCATCGACCTGGCAAAGACCAATCTCGGCGCGCGCCTGCGCCGCCGATAA
- a CDS encoding LuxR family transcriptional regulator — translation MTSPTSASRFVGRDDLRQAVRHAATTTDNPPNVLLLVGAPGVGKSALLMDATAAASEAGAAVLFAAGGQPDLLRAYTSLAELICPLHDHVNSLPQPLRDALGGIIGTSSTPSHRAPETVRQALLALLQSAARERPLLLALDDVDLLDRDTREVLISVSRRLVDTAVSVIMTARYRESLPGFDSVIAIIDVPPLTDREASDLLEIQSPPPPRGIRGELIRWADGNPLALIEGARYYGLSGATVFRGNNMSGYRGAYSIFSMELAELDQETRKLLLYSASGSGYETVDIITDVAGHGSDVSVWAAAEKTGMLTITADRLVKFCHPLLRTLAYTDASLTDQRSAHLAFGRSPLLDDACRAWHLAAAASGPDEAIATALQQSARQAQGRGGYLEVARVLQRAAELSPHSDDAGRRYSGAAAAANFGGDTAWALALCDKSSQSTYHPDVLGYASLTRSSIRLQSGRATESFELVGRCMEGPTPPEGRLALTLAHLGATAAYYTGDIAHHEAVQKWIPRLPVDDFEQEATDLEFLAFPAGSAALQRTYVSIFADTASSGNSRPTHFDRCWLTPQAPILEPFRHLVVGVMAAVTEESDLAVSQLTEAVESLKATGGMRGFTYAIAPLAWALLDTGRWEMLDELLAMTEALCEIHDLALLHNETIVCRAQLLTYRGDSAGAATALRRIDMSALGPKSAATRAALARARGWIAIVEGDFDSAYLHLHEQFHSDGTPTHFVVSHRGMAELGWAAARSGRATEVAPLIKAIGAQFNSSWPKRLQLLHHQAAAMVSSTPDAESHFQLAAHDAAGDQWPLERARAQLHYGEWLRRARRLAEARPLLSAALSAFECRGAESLAAVARAELRAAGVVSKSARTTAGFDSLTAQEQQIVRLAASGMTNRQIGDQLNLSPRTIASHLYHVYPKLGVSRRHELRDLVT, via the coding sequence ATGACCTCGCCTACTTCTGCTTCCCGGTTCGTCGGACGCGACGACCTACGCCAGGCGGTCAGGCATGCCGCGACCACGACGGACAACCCGCCCAACGTGCTACTTCTGGTGGGAGCGCCCGGGGTCGGTAAGTCAGCGTTGTTGATGGACGCGACTGCCGCGGCCTCCGAGGCGGGCGCTGCGGTGCTGTTCGCCGCCGGCGGTCAGCCCGATCTGCTGCGTGCATATACGTCGCTGGCCGAGCTCATCTGTCCGCTACACGATCACGTCAACAGCCTGCCGCAGCCACTGCGTGACGCTCTCGGCGGCATCATCGGGACAAGCAGCACACCTTCGCACCGTGCACCGGAAACCGTCCGGCAAGCACTCCTTGCCCTGCTGCAATCCGCCGCCCGCGAACGTCCGCTGCTCCTCGCACTCGACGACGTCGACCTGCTCGACCGCGATACACGTGAAGTGCTGATCTCTGTGTCCCGCCGGCTCGTGGACACCGCCGTGTCGGTGATCATGACGGCCCGGTACCGAGAAAGCCTGCCGGGTTTCGACTCGGTCATCGCCATCATCGATGTGCCGCCACTGACCGATCGTGAGGCCAGCGATCTGCTCGAGATCCAATCACCGCCTCCGCCGCGCGGTATTCGTGGTGAGCTCATCCGGTGGGCAGACGGAAATCCGTTGGCACTCATCGAAGGGGCGCGTTACTACGGACTTTCCGGCGCCACGGTCTTTCGCGGAAACAACATGTCCGGATATCGGGGGGCCTACTCCATCTTCTCAATGGAGCTAGCGGAGCTCGACCAGGAGACTCGAAAACTGCTGTTATACAGTGCTTCCGGATCAGGATACGAAACCGTCGATATCATCACCGATGTCGCTGGGCACGGCTCCGACGTGTCGGTCTGGGCTGCGGCGGAGAAGACCGGGATGCTGACCATCACTGCAGACCGGCTGGTCAAGTTCTGTCATCCGCTGCTGCGTACCCTCGCCTACACGGATGCCAGTCTCACCGATCAGCGCAGTGCCCACCTCGCCTTTGGACGATCACCCTTGTTGGACGATGCCTGCCGCGCCTGGCACTTGGCCGCGGCCGCCAGCGGACCCGATGAAGCCATAGCGACCGCACTGCAACAGTCGGCACGTCAGGCCCAGGGCCGCGGCGGCTATCTGGAGGTCGCGCGCGTTTTACAGCGTGCGGCCGAATTGAGCCCACACAGTGACGATGCCGGACGCAGGTACTCCGGAGCGGCTGCCGCCGCCAACTTCGGTGGCGACACTGCGTGGGCACTTGCACTGTGTGACAAGTCGTCTCAGAGTACATACCACCCAGATGTCCTCGGCTACGCATCACTGACCCGCAGTTCCATCCGACTGCAATCGGGCCGGGCCACCGAGTCCTTCGAGTTGGTCGGCCGATGCATGGAGGGCCCGACACCACCCGAGGGCCGGCTCGCGCTCACCCTGGCCCACTTGGGAGCCACTGCGGCGTACTACACCGGGGACATCGCCCACCACGAAGCCGTCCAGAAATGGATACCCCGCCTCCCTGTTGACGATTTCGAGCAAGAAGCAACAGACCTCGAATTCCTCGCTTTCCCAGCGGGATCGGCCGCACTGCAACGCACGTACGTCAGTATCTTCGCCGATACCGCCTCCAGCGGAAATTCCAGGCCGACGCATTTCGACCGGTGCTGGCTGACCCCCCAGGCGCCAATCCTTGAACCCTTCCGGCATCTCGTCGTGGGGGTGATGGCCGCCGTCACCGAAGAGTCCGATCTTGCCGTCAGCCAGCTCACCGAGGCTGTGGAATCGCTCAAAGCCACTGGAGGAATGCGCGGCTTCACCTATGCGATCGCCCCACTCGCCTGGGCGCTGCTCGACACTGGGCGTTGGGAGATGCTCGACGAACTGCTGGCCATGACTGAGGCTCTGTGTGAGATCCATGATCTCGCACTGCTACACAACGAGACAATCGTGTGCCGCGCACAACTACTCACGTACCGCGGCGACTCTGCCGGGGCCGCAACAGCGCTGCGCCGGATCGACATGTCCGCGTTGGGCCCGAAATCAGCGGCCACGCGCGCAGCGCTGGCACGTGCGCGCGGATGGATCGCCATCGTCGAAGGAGATTTCGACAGTGCGTACCTGCACCTGCATGAACAGTTTCATTCCGATGGAACACCGACGCACTTCGTCGTATCACACCGAGGGATGGCCGAATTGGGATGGGCTGCGGCGCGCAGCGGCCGCGCCACGGAAGTGGCGCCGCTGATCAAGGCCATTGGAGCACAATTCAACTCATCGTGGCCCAAACGACTTCAGCTCTTGCATCACCAGGCGGCGGCCATGGTGTCTTCAACCCCAGACGCGGAGAGTCACTTTCAGCTTGCGGCGCACGACGCTGCCGGCGATCAGTGGCCGCTGGAGCGGGCCCGTGCTCAGCTGCACTACGGCGAATGGCTCCGGCGTGCGCGGCGGCTCGCAGAGGCCCGGCCACTGTTGTCCGCAGCTCTATCCGCCTTCGAATGCCGCGGCGCGGAGTCCTTGGCGGCAGTTGCCCGAGCAGAATTACGCGCTGCCGGCGTCGTCTCCAAATCTGCTCGGACCACGGCGGGATTCGACTCGCTCACCGCACAGGAACAGCAGATTGTCAGGCTTGCCGCCTCCGGTATGACCAACCGTCAAATCGGCGATCAGCTCAACCTCTCGCCCCGCACCATCGCCTCGCATCTGTATCACGTCTACCCCAAGCTCGGAGTCAGCCGCCGGCACGAGCTGCGTGACCTCGTCACTTAG